The window TGAAGTTACCGCGAGATATTGATTCATAGTGTTCTTTCGCTGATAAAAAATGGCTTCAATTATACCTGACTTTACGATCAATGCCTCGTTTTTAAAGGTATTTTCCCTTTCGTTAGCACAAACACTCACCAGTTCCGTGATCTGAAAGTTCCTACATTTTGCATTTCATTCATCTTTTTACCGAACGAGTTTTTAACCAATCTATTGAGCACCTGACAAAGTGAATGCTTATTCACATTAATTATGGTCTATACCATTGAGAATTATTCATTGTAATTTAACTATATTTATTCGATATAGGGGAATAAACAGATGAACATTAAGCACTAAGTTGCCTAACATTAGAAAAAGCTAAGTTAAATTAAGTGGGATAAAAGTGACCTATCTCATGATTAAATGAACAATAAACGTACAGTTACAGAGGTGTTTATCTGGAAGAAGTGATGATTACGGATAAAAAAAATCGACCTGAAGCGGTCGATTAAGGCAAACAAAGGAACGAAATAAAGAAATTAAATTGGTTAGCCAACCATGGCCATAGGTGCCATAACAAACAAGTGGCTGGCACATGCCATACGGTCATGCATTACTTTGATCGGTTGACCGAATGGTAAAGATTTGTTGCCATCAAGAACAAACTCATCTTGCCCTACATAAAGGCACAGACTCGAAGTTTCACCAGGTTCTAGAACAATGAATACGCCTTCAGAATATTGGTTAGTGAGGAAGACCATATCGCCCTCTTCTGGCTCGTATCCCGAAGACTGAGCATCGAAAAACCAACTTTTAGGTTGTACTGGCTTGTGGAAGCGTTTCGCAGCTACACTGTATAGGGTTAGCTCTGCCTGACGATATTCACTGATATCGAGACAGCGGATACGTTCATTAAAAGTCTGAAACGCGCTGGCATCATCGACAGTAAATTCGTTGTTTGAGAAGGCGCAGTTGACTAACAGCTTTCGGGTTAGATTGGTTTGGAAAATCATTTCCTCACCTAAATCCAGCATTAAGCAAGCTTTATGCTCGTCATAATACCAATTCCATTTGTCGCTGGGTTTAAGCATTGTTCCGTTCTCTCTTGACTAGTTAAATCAGTGGTAAAGAGGTAAGACGCTTAATTACCTACTCATGATTTTCTAAATTTTACAAGCGAACGGATAAAAAAAAAGAGGAAACAAGATCCTCTTTTTTTGGAATAACTAATGTAAACTCAGCGAGTTGTTAAAATATTTTAAAGATTTTTAACAATATCGCGTACTAAACCTGGACCGTGATAAATAAAACCGGTATAGACTTGAACCAACTGAGCTCCAGCCATCATCTTCTCTTTTGCCGCAACATAAGAATCGATACCACCAACTCCAATAATCGGAAGTTTGTCACCAAGTGCTTCGTACAGTTTACGAACCACTTCGGTAGAACGAGACTGTACAGGACGACCGCTTAAGCCACCCGCTTCATTCGCGTGTTTCATTCCTTCAACAACCGTACGATCCAACGTGGTGTTGGTTGCGATTACGCCATCAATGTTGTTCTTAATCAGAGACTCACAAATCTGAACGATTTCATCATCACTTAAGTCAGGCGCAATCTTAAGTGCTAGAGGTACGTATTTATCGTGCTTTTCTGCTAGCTCAGATTGTTTTGCTTTCAACTCTGCTAGTAGCTCATCCAGTGCCTCTCCATATTGAAGAGAGCGTAATCCTGGCGTGTTTGGCGAAGAGATATTCACCGCAATGTAACCTGCGTATTCGTATACTTTTTCCATACAAATCAGGTAGTCTTCTGCCCCTTTCTCAATCGGCGTGTCTTTGTTTTTACCGATATTGATACCAAGTACACAGTCGAACTTCGCTTTCTTCACATTCTCAACCAAGTGATCGACACCTAGGTTGTTAAAGCCCATACGGTTAATGATGCCCTCTGCTTCCACTAAACGGAACAGGCGTGGTTTATCATTACCTGGTTGCGGACGTGGCGTTACGGTACCGACTTCAACGAAACCAAAACCCATCGCATCAAACGCTTCGATACATTCGCCGTTTTTGTCTAAACCAGCAGCCAGACCTACAGGGTTACGGAACGTTAGCCCCATGCACTCTACTGGACGGTTTGGTAATTGTTGACGATAGAAAAGATCGAGAGGTGTGCCGTTAAAGCGTTGGAAATTCTTAATTGCAAGATCATGTGCCTTTTCGGCATCAAGTTGGAAAAAGCCAGTTCTGGCTAGACGGTAAAGCATTGTGCCTCCGAAAGAAAAAAGCCCCGTGTAAACGGGTCAATATTATTTACTGTTTTTAATCGTAATTCAATGAAAATGACCGAATTAAGTAAAATCATATTTCTCAAAATTAAATGTCACATAAAAACAGCTACTTAAAATGACTATTTGACGGCAAAAATCATAATTTATTATGGCAAAGCAATCGATTTCAGTACATATAAAGTTAAAACGGTGGTGACAGCGTAACTTAAATCTCGGTAAGACCTGGTAATCAGGTACAAAAAAGCCCCGTATCTCTACGAGGCTTTGTCTAAAACACTAACTCTCCTACTCGCTTGGTGAGCAATTTAAGTTAAGCAATACCAACTCACGTAGTGCAACCGAGAATTTCGCAAACTCATGTACAGAGCCAACTTTAAACTCGTTTAGGATACTTTCCCAACGTTGCAGTGAAGGTTCATTAGATTCCATCCAGTTATCAAGCGCTTCGATCACATCAAACTCTTCTGATGCACAGTTGCAATTTAGTACCTGAGCGGTTAGCTGACGTTGCTGCCAATCTAAGTCTTCACGGAACGCCGCTCGAGCCAATGCTTGCCAGTTGTTGTCTACAGCTTGGTTGTTGATTTGCTTTAAGAACCAGTGTAATGACAGACGATCCCCTAAGTTGAAGTACAACTTAGACGCTTGCTCAACCGTTTTACCTGTTTCACTTGCCACTGCAGAAATATCCAGTGCAGATTGAAGACTTGATAAGCGAGCAACTTGATGAGCCAGTTTCTCTTCAACCCCTCTGTCCATCCAAACTTGTGCTAGTTCGTTGTGTTCTTCAACTTCTGACTCAACAAGCATACTATCTAGCGTTTCGCTGATAACGTTCACATCTTGTTTGTAAAGATTGATCAATTCGCCCACGGTGTATTTGCCGCTACGATTACGCAGTAACCAACGAGCAATTCGGCGTAGTGCACGACGAACATAGAACATGATTTCGTATTGTGCTTGCGCTGTCGCTACGTTATCCAGATCACGAGTCTGTTTTAGAATCGATTCTAGTTCGAAGATTTCACGTGCTGCACTGTATGCATTTGCGATATCAACAACACTTGCACCCGTCTCTTCTTGCAAGCGAGTGACGAAGTTACAGCCCATCTCGTTAACCATTTGGTTAGCCAGCGCTGTCGCGATAATTTCTGCACGTAGCGGGTGGTTGACCATCTGTTCTTTATAGTTACGGCGTAACTCACCTGGGAAGTACGCAACTAGCTGCTTCGCATGGAACTCGTCATTGGCGATTTCGTCCGTAACAAGCTGCTGCTTCAATACCATTTTTCCGTAAGCAACCAGAACAGAAAGCTCTGGACGTGTCAGACCCAAGCCCTGCTTTTCACGCTCTAGAAGCGTTTCGTCATCTGGGATGTATTCCAACGCACGATCCAGGAATCCTGCTTTCTCCATAGTATGGATGAAGCGAATCTGTTCTTTAACGATACCGACGCCCTGCTGCTCAGTAACAGAGATTGACTCTGATTGGCAGTAAGCATCATCAAGAACGATTTCACCAACTTCATCTTCCATCGACTCTAGGATTTGGTTACGTTGTTTAACCGTCAGATCACCGTTTGATACCAAACCGTTCAGGAAGATCTTGATGTTGACTTCGTTATCCGAACAGTCAACACCACCTACGTTATCAACGAAGTCGGTGTTCACGCGGCCGCCGTTAAGTGCGTATTCGATACGACCTTGTTGAGTCATACCCAAGTTACCGCCTTCACCTACAACCTTCGCTCTAAGATCACGAC is drawn from uncultured Vibrio sp. and contains these coding sequences:
- a CDS encoding cell division protein ZapC; protein product: MLKPSDKWNWYYDEHKACLMLDLGEEMIFQTNLTRKLLVNCAFSNNEFTVDDASAFQTFNERIRCLDISEYRQAELTLYSVAAKRFHKPVQPKSWFFDAQSSGYEPEEGDMVFLTNQYSEGVFIVLEPGETSSLCLYVGQDEFVLDGNKSLPFGQPIKVMHDRMACASHLFVMAPMAMVG
- the pyrD gene encoding quinone-dependent dihydroorotate dehydrogenase — translated: MLYRLARTGFFQLDAEKAHDLAIKNFQRFNGTPLDLFYRQQLPNRPVECMGLTFRNPVGLAAGLDKNGECIEAFDAMGFGFVEVGTVTPRPQPGNDKPRLFRLVEAEGIINRMGFNNLGVDHLVENVKKAKFDCVLGINIGKNKDTPIEKGAEDYLICMEKVYEYAGYIAVNISSPNTPGLRSLQYGEALDELLAELKAKQSELAEKHDKYVPLALKIAPDLSDDEIVQICESLIKNNIDGVIATNTTLDRTVVEGMKHANEAGGLSGRPVQSRSTEVVRKLYEALGDKLPIIGVGGIDSYVAAKEKMMAGAQLVQVYTGFIYHGPGLVRDIVKNL